A genomic region of Zalophus californianus isolate mZalCal1 chromosome 1, mZalCal1.pri.v2, whole genome shotgun sequence contains the following coding sequences:
- the LOC113918595 gene encoding cytochrome c oxidase copper chaperone → MPGLAATSPAPSDSQEKKPLKPCCACPETKKARDACIIEKGEEHCGHLIEAHKECMRALGFKI, encoded by the exons ATGCCAGGTCTGGCGGCCACAAGCCCTGCCCCGTCTGACTCACAGGAGAAGAAGCCGCTGAAGCCCTGCTGCGCCTGCCCGGAGACCAAGAAGGCGCGCGATGCTTG CATCATTGAGAAAGGAGAAGAGCACTGTGGACACCTAATCGAGGCCCACAAGGAGTGCATGAGAGCCCTGGGATTTAAGATATGA